The Aeoliella mucimassa genome includes the window GGCTTGCGCGATAGCGGTATTCGTGATCGGCATCACTTTCTGCGCACGGGCGGGGATGCAACCGGGATGGGCCGCTCGCTTGCTGGCGGTCATGGCCTTGTTGGTGCATCTCTATTGGGCTCGGATGCTGGTTAATCACCTGCCAGTTGGTAATCGTTGGCCTTGGTAGCGCCCTCCGATCCTGATTACGCTGATAAAACTAGAAGTCGGTGAGCGATTTCGGCGGCAGCGACATCCTCAACGCGTTGAGCACCGCCAGCACGTCGATGATCTCCTGTGACACCGCACCCGCAACGGGTGGTAGCAATCCCACCGCGGCGAATCCCATACCAACTACGCTCAAGGCCATGCCACCGATGGCGCTCTGCAGGGCGATTTTCCGCATCCGCTGACTAATGTGCATGAACTCGTCGACCTTCTCGAGCGAGCTATCGAGAATCACCACGCCGGCCGCTTCGGTCGTTACATCGCTGTTCTGACCGATGGCCACGCCGACCGTCGCAGCCAGTAGTGCTGGGGCATCGTTGATTCCGTCGCCCACGAACATGGTACTCGCCTTGGCGTTCTCCTGTTCGACGATGGCCACCTTTTGCTCAGGGCTTTGACTGGCGAAGATTTGCGAGATTCCGACCCGCTCGGCCAGGTGTTCGACCTCCGACGAGCGATCGCCAGAGACTAAAAGCACCTTCTCGAAGCGATGCATCGGCTCCAAGTGGTGGATGAACTGCGCCCCTTCGCGGCGCGGCTCGTCGCGAAAACGATAAATGCCCGCCAGCTTGTCGTCGACCACGAGCACGCACTCGGTTCCGCCGATCGATTCAGGCAGTTGTTCGGCCCCCTGCGGATCCGCCTTCGCGTAAAGCTTACGACTGGTAATCCACACGTTGTGGTTTCCAACCCGACCGCGGAGCCCCTCGCCGGGGCGTTCGCTGATTTCATGCACCTCGCGGAGTGCGATTTGCTCCTTGCGAACCGTCTCGGCAATGGCTTGCGACAGAGGGTGCTTCGAGTACCGCTCGACGCTGCCAGCCAGACTCAATAGTTCGCTACGCTTGATATCGCCGGCGATGATTTGTTCGGTCAACTGTGGCCGACCATAGGTAAGAGTCCCTGTTTTGTCAAAAATCGCAGTGCGGCACGAGTCAATGCGTTCGAGCACCACGGGGTCTTTGATCACGATACCCCGCTTCGCCGCCAGAGAGATGGCGCCGATGATAGCGACCGGAATCGCGATTAATAGCGGGCAGGGAGTCGCCACGACCAGCACCGCCAGAAATCGTACCGGCTGGCCGCTGATCGCCCAGGCGATGCCGGCGATTGCCAGCGCCAGCGGGGTGTACCAGGCGCCAAGCTGGTCGCCGAGTCGGCGGAGCTTGGGCCGCCGCTGCTGGGTGGTTTGCATCACTTCCATGATCTTCGCGTAACGCGAATCGACCGCCAGCTTGGTTGCCTGAATCGTGAGGGCCGACTCACCATTCACCGCGCCCGAAAGGACTTCGGCCCCTGGTGTTTTCGACATCATGTAGGGTTCGCCGGTCAGGTACGATTCGTCCATCACCCCATGGCCTTCGATCACCACTCCGTCGATCGGGCAGATCTCGTGAGGCAGCACCACCAGCTCGTCGCCTGGCACCACCGCGTCGAGCGGGATGTCTTCGAGTGTCGATTCGCTCTTGCGATGTGCGACGGTTGGCATCCGCTTTGCCAAGGCTTCCAGCACCGACGAAGCGCTGCGTACCGCGAAGGCTTCGAGGGCCTCGCCACCTGAGAGCATTAGCACCACGAGCGTTCCAGCGAGGTACTCGCCGAGCACGGTTGCGGTGAGAATCGAAATGCCCGCCAGCAGGTCCGATCCAAACTCGCCGCGAAAGAGTTTGCCAAGCAGCTCCCCAACCAACGGAATACCACCAAGCCCCAAGGCAACCAGCAGCGGCCATTTCGCAAGCTCAGTGTCGGCACTCGGGCCGAAACGAAGCACCAGATGAACCACAATCGCCACGATCGCCAGCGCGGCAATCAGATACTGCCGAAGCGACCAGAGATACCCAAGAGAAAATCGATTCATCGACCGTAGCCACTAAAGATTAAGAAACAGCTGAGAAGCACTGTTCGCATCTTATCACTCGCGCACTGATTGCAGAAGTTGCGAAGCCACCCGCGGAGCGCAATTCATCTGTCCAGTGGATAGCGTTTGAGATTGAGACTGAGACCAATGCTCGAAACGTGCTGTCGAGTTGACTAAATGGCGGCTAACCCTACAGTGAACATGGCCAATTGCCACCGCAGGCGGCGATGTATTGTTTGTGTTCCCCCCACCACCATTGCGACAGGAGTTGCCATGCCTTCGCCGATCGTTCCGACGCTCAAATACAACGATGCCGCTGCTGCTATCGAATGGCTGTGCAAGGCGTTTGGATTTAAGCAGCACCTGGTCGTGCCTGGTGAGAACCACAAGATCGATCACGCACAACTTACTTACCGGGATGGCATGATCATGCTCGGTTCGGTGCGCAACACCGAGCTTGATGGTCTCCAAAAGCTACCCTCGGCCGTTGGTGGAGTGTGCACTCAGAGCGCGTACGTGGTAGTGAACGATGTCGACGCCCATCACGCTCGCGCGGTAGCAGCAGGTGCAAAGGTGGTGATGCCCCCGACTGATCAAGATTACGGTGGTCGGCATTACTCTTGCTACGACCTGGAAGGCCACCTCTGGCATTTTGGTTCGTACAACCCGTGGGCGGAGCCGTCGGCATAAAAAAACCCGGGACTTTCGTCCCGGGCTGAGGGTGGTTTGCTTGTGGGGTCGTACGGAGGACGTACGGCAACCTTTGCTTGAGCCAATTGGCTACTAGGCGACGTTGTCGCTACCAGCTTGGGGAGCACCAAAGTTGCTCTTGCCGATGTCGCTCGCCTTGCGAGGCGTGGGGCCGGTCGGCACAGCATCGTTATCGATATCGAACCAGGCGGGATCGAACCCGATCTTCTGCTGCTGTTCCATCGCCATGTTGCTGGTGAGCGCGATAATCGCGTCGGCCATGGCGACCTTGGGATGGCAGTGCAGCGTTTCGGCAGGCTTGTTGTTCTTGATGCACCAAGCCCAGTGTTCGATCTCTTCCTGGTAGCCGCGGCTGATGTCCTTGGGGGCCGCTGCAGCCACTGCACCGCCGCCGCCGGTTTCGTAGCTGTCGACCACCGCATCGCGATCGACCTTTACGTTGGTCGGCTTCTTACCACCGATAAGGTAGGTTTCGCTTTCCTTCTCAAGGATCAGCGTACCGTCGGTACCCATGACCACTTCGCCATAGCCACCGTAACCGTTGCCGTTGATCGACGAGTAGGTGACGACCACCTTCTTGTTCGGATCGGCCACCGGCCTCGTCGGATCGTCGTCTTCGAAATAGCCCTTACCGGGATACTCGAAGGTGCAGTAGACGTGGTCGTCGATGTCGCGATTCTCGGGATACAGGTGACGTCCACCCACGCCGGTGACGCTGAGCGGATGCACCTTGACGTGTCCCTTGAACTGGGCGGAGATGAAGATGCCCGAGGCATCGAGCTGATGGCTGCCAAGTTCGGCCATCAAACCACCACCAGTGCGGTTCCACAGACGCCAGCGAATCAACTCTTCCAACGGCGAGCAATTGTAGCCACCTGGTAGCGAATGCGATTGATAACCATACGAAGCCGCATTCACACCGGCATCTTCGATAATCTTATCAAGCTGAGTCAGGCACTTGATCCAGCCTTCCTTCTCCTTACCAGTGATGCTCGGATTATCGACCCGGCTCTTCACACTCTTGTGCTTCGAGACCACTCCGTGCAGGTCGATAAAGGCTTCCTCGGCTGCTTGCGCGGCGGCAACGGCTTTCTTGTCGCCGGTCTTCTTGGCTTCGGCAGTCTGCTTGCGAAGTTCACGCAGACCGATGTCGAAGTCGCGATACCAGAACTCATCCTTCGGCTCCGGCAACGATGGACGCCAGCTATCGGCAGTGCGGTGCCATTGAGCACGAATGTGATGGATGTCGCCGATCACGCCTTGCTGAATGGTGTCGACCGCGTTGGCATACAACACGCTGTAGTGACGCTGATGGCCGGTGGCCAGCAACTTACCAGTGTCGGCAGCTACGCGGGCCATTTCCTTACACTCACCCACGCTGTGGGCCATGAGCTTTTCGGTCAGCACGTGCTTGCCAGCCAGCATGGCGTCGATCGCACAGGGAGCGTGCAACCAAAGCGGC containing:
- a CDS encoding Gfo/Idh/MocA family protein, with product MHFTDEQKKEAKLHYDETLMVNRRGFLKGISAAAATSAAGLGGAYFAYGKVEEPLRVGIIGTGDEGNVLIGALNPEFIDVKAICDIRPSNVWRAFNGDWPNEKGQPARPGLLSVYGKSRNWKTEDDARKEVKVYTEGYNQLLEDDEIEAVIIALPLWLHAPCAIDAMLAGKHVLTEKLMAHSVGECKEMARVAADTGKLLATGHQRHYSVLYANAVDTIQQGVIGDIHHIRAQWHRTADSWRPSLPEPKDEFWYRDFDIGLRELRKQTAEAKKTGDKKAVAAAQAAEEAFIDLHGVVSKHKSVKSRVDNPSITGKEKEGWIKCLTQLDKIIEDAGVNAASYGYQSHSLPGGYNCSPLEELIRWRLWNRTGGGLMAELGSHQLDASGIFISAQFKGHVKVHPLSVTGVGGRHLYPENRDIDDHVYCTFEYPGKGYFEDDDPTRPVADPNKKVVVTYSSINGNGYGGYGEVVMGTDGTLILEKESETYLIGGKKPTNVKVDRDAVVDSYETGGGGAVAAAAPKDISRGYQEEIEHWAWCIKNNKPAETLHCHPKVAMADAIIALTSNMAMEQQQKIGFDPAWFDIDNDAVPTGPTPRKASDIGKSNFGAPQAGSDNVA
- a CDS encoding VOC family protein encodes the protein MPSPIVPTLKYNDAAAAIEWLCKAFGFKQHLVVPGENHKIDHAQLTYRDGMIMLGSVRNTELDGLQKLPSAVGGVCTQSAYVVVNDVDAHHARAVAAGAKVVMPPTDQDYGGRHYSCYDLEGHLWHFGSYNPWAEPSA
- a CDS encoding heavy metal translocating P-type ATPase, which translates into the protein MNRFSLGYLWSLRQYLIAALAIVAIVVHLVLRFGPSADTELAKWPLLVALGLGGIPLVGELLGKLFRGEFGSDLLAGISILTATVLGEYLAGTLVVLMLSGGEALEAFAVRSASSVLEALAKRMPTVAHRKSESTLEDIPLDAVVPGDELVVLPHEICPIDGVVIEGHGVMDESYLTGEPYMMSKTPGAEVLSGAVNGESALTIQATKLAVDSRYAKIMEVMQTTQQRRPKLRRLGDQLGAWYTPLALAIAGIAWAISGQPVRFLAVLVVATPCPLLIAIPVAIIGAISLAAKRGIVIKDPVVLERIDSCRTAIFDKTGTLTYGRPQLTEQIIAGDIKRSELLSLAGSVERYSKHPLSQAIAETVRKEQIALREVHEISERPGEGLRGRVGNHNVWITSRKLYAKADPQGAEQLPESIGGTECVLVVDDKLAGIYRFRDEPRREGAQFIHHLEPMHRFEKVLLVSGDRSSEVEHLAERVGISQIFASQSPEQKVAIVEQENAKASTMFVGDGINDAPALLAATVGVAIGQNSDVTTEAAGVVILDSSLEKVDEFMHISQRMRKIALQSAIGGMALSVVGMGFAAVGLLPPVAGAVSQEIIDVLAVLNALRMSLPPKSLTDF